From Dietzia sp. ANT_WB102, a single genomic window includes:
- a CDS encoding glycosyltransferase family 2 protein: MRISVVIPVLDDARELEGCLAALAEQTRLPDEVVVVDNGCSDDSVAVALGAAARVVAEPRRGIPAAAATGYDSATGDIIARLDADSRPGPEWLARVEAAFAADSQLDAVSGPGEFIGLTGWRARAAKLLYMDAFFVSVGAAMAHPVLFGSNLAMRRSAWERVRGGVNRIDPELHDDIDLSFQFGADDRLLVDRSLTVGISARPFDDPAAMRRRFSRAFRTIFRNWRTSPPSQRWRERVQR; this comes from the coding sequence GTGCGCATCTCCGTGGTGATCCCCGTCCTAGACGACGCCCGCGAACTCGAGGGGTGTCTGGCCGCTCTCGCCGAACAGACGCGCCTGCCCGACGAGGTGGTCGTGGTGGACAACGGGTGCTCGGACGACAGTGTCGCGGTGGCTCTCGGCGCAGCCGCCCGGGTTGTCGCCGAACCACGTCGCGGCATCCCCGCTGCGGCCGCGACCGGCTACGACTCGGCGACCGGCGACATCATCGCCAGGCTCGATGCCGACTCCCGGCCCGGACCGGAGTGGCTTGCGCGGGTCGAGGCGGCGTTCGCGGCCGATTCCCAGCTCGACGCGGTCTCCGGCCCGGGTGAGTTCATCGGGCTGACGGGCTGGCGGGCCCGCGCCGCGAAGCTTCTCTACATGGATGCGTTCTTCGTCTCCGTTGGCGCAGCCATGGCCCACCCGGTCCTTTTCGGCTCCAACCTGGCGATGCGCCGGAGCGCGTGGGAGCGGGTGCGTGGCGGGGTCAACAGGATTGACCCGGAGCTGCACGACGACATCGACCTGTCGTTCCAGTTCGGCGCCGACGACCGACTACTGGTGGACCGATCTCTGACCGTGGGGATCTCGGCGCGGCCCTTCGACGACCCGGCGGCCATGCGGCGACGCTTCTCCCGGGCGTTCCGGACGATCTTCCGCAACTGGCGCACGAGCCCGCCGTCGCAGCGCTGGAGAGAGCGCGTCCAGCGCTGA